AAGAGCGGGGTCAGAACTTTTTGAATGGTTGAAAATACGTGATGCATGCCCCAACCCTGATTGGCGGGGCGGGGCGGCTCAATTGCGGATGTCCCAACAACTGCGCCCGACGTGGGGCGATTTGGTGATGCGTCTTACTTCGCCACTGCCTGGGCCGGCTTCGCCGGTTTTTTTGCTTTCGTCTTCGCCGTCTTTTTCGCGCTCGCGGCGGCCTTGATCTTCTCGGGCTTGTCGCTTGCGCGCCGCGCCACGGGAATGGGGTTGCCGGCCTTGCGGGCGCGGGCCTTGCCCTTCTCCCATGCCTCGCGCAGGAAGAAGCTGTACTCGGGACAATCGATCTGGATGGTGTGGCTGGGCGAGTTGGTAAAGCGCTTCTTCATCATCTCGTCGTAGCGGCGCATTTCCGATTCCATCTGCGCGGGCGAGGGCAGGGCGGTCTCGCCCGTGAGATAGGATGCGATGAAGTTCGACTGCAGCTCGGCGATGGGCATCATCGAGCACAGGGGCTGCACGAGTGCCACGAAAGCCAGGTCGGGATAGCGCGGATCGAAGATGCGCTGCCAGAGCGGGATCGAGTTGTTGGGGGCGCTGAGAAATTCCTTGTCAAAGAACGGGAAGGTGATGTTGTAGCCGGTGGCGTAGATGATGGCATCGACTTCCTCGATGCTGCCGTCCTCGAACTTCACCTTATCGCCCATGAGCTCGGCGATGTTGCCCTTCGGGGTGACGTCGCCATGAACGAGGCGGTTGTGGATCTCCGAGGAGATCGTCGGGTGGCGCATGGAGAGCGGTTCCTTGGGGTCTTTCAGACCCACGCGCGAGGGCTTGCCCATGGCCATGTTGATGACGGCCTCGGTGATGGCGCCGCCGATCTTTCGGCGCAGTTCCACCGGGATGTACTTGCGGCGGAATTTCTCCCAGGGCGTGGGCTCCACCATGGGGTGGCGCACAAATTCATCCTGCGGGGTGTTGCCCAGAATCTTGGGCACGATCCACACGCCCGAGCGCTGGGCGAGAAACACCTTGCTGGCACCCTGGCCGCGGTGGGCCAGCTCGCAGGCGATGTCCATGGCCGAGTTGCCCATGCCGACAATGACCACGCGCTTGTCGCGCAAA
This genomic interval from Chrysiogenia bacterium contains the following:
- a CDS encoding NAD(P)-binding domain-containing protein, with the protein product MSKELPRACIIGAGTSGLICAKVFKEHGIPYDCFEKGSGLGGIWRFKNDNGMSTCYRSLHINTSKRMMVLSDFPFKDSVAEYPTHEEILDYFEEYTDHFGIRDSIEFKTEVKHVSRTDEGTWRVEISRPDKPAHEVRYYDFVAVVNGHHWDPRLPKFPGKFNGIEMHAHHYVDSEDPHDLRDKRVVIVGMGNSAMDIACELAHRGQGASKVFLAQRSGVWIVPKILGNTPQDEFVRHPMVEPTPWEKFRRKYIPVELRRKIGGAITEAVINMAMGKPSRVGLKDPKEPLSMRHPTISSEIHNRLVHGDVTPKGNIAELMGDKVKFEDGSIEEVDAIIYATGYNITFPFFDKEFLSAPNNSIPLWQRIFDPRYPDLAFVALVQPLCSMMPIAELQSNFIASYLTGETALPSPAQMESEMRRYDEMMKKRFTNSPSHTIQIDCPEYSFFLREAWEKGKARARKAGNPIPVARRASDKPEKIKAAASAKKTAKTKAKKPAKPAQAVAK